From Candidatus Binatia bacterium, the proteins below share one genomic window:
- a CDS encoding methyltransferase, whose protein sequence is MLPSLATALRTAGFRGDALHDRLGIRMPDDVGILNHTPMLERLRGDRSPVATLIRLFFLEAEESRRQVVRALSARVFTDCHRAKLLRVRGDRVQAALRLDAIGDQYFLSDRRFQRPVPGALGLGGRDPVYPPGADSLLLRDAVTFRDGAAVLDLCTGSGVQVVQQAGIAARLVAVDVNPRAVGLARANADLNGVERFEGRCGDLFSPVRRERFDVVIANPPFVTSPYAKGPSYHAGGATGDRVLRRVIAGLDGHLHPGGRAFAVTHLGLRRGTDVSDAARRWFAAFSGRALVVTVETGTAVDLAAAQALFAIRRGAAPYAAEIRRWLAYLRTHRIDRIAVLLVGAERAGKRHLEVVDGQPRILPLPLAPAPDVRIRTWLDGITATPAAPSA, encoded by the coding sequence ATGCTGCCCTCCCTTGCCACCGCCCTGCGCACTGCCGGCTTCCGCGGCGACGCGTTGCACGACCGTCTCGGCATCCGCATGCCGGACGACGTCGGCATCCTCAACCACACGCCGATGCTCGAACGCTTGCGGGGCGACCGTTCGCCGGTCGCCACATTGATCCGCCTGTTCTTCCTCGAAGCGGAGGAGTCTCGGCGGCAGGTCGTCCGCGCTCTTTCGGCGCGCGTCTTCACGGACTGCCACAGGGCGAAACTCCTGCGCGTGCGCGGGGATCGGGTGCAGGCCGCGCTGCGCCTCGATGCCATTGGCGACCAGTACTTCCTCAGCGACCGCCGCTTCCAGCGCCCGGTGCCGGGGGCGCTGGGACTCGGCGGGCGCGATCCCGTCTATCCGCCCGGCGCCGATTCGCTGCTCTTGCGCGACGCGGTAACCTTCCGCGACGGGGCAGCGGTTCTGGATCTCTGTACCGGCTCGGGCGTACAGGTCGTTCAGCAGGCGGGCATCGCCGCGCGCCTGGTAGCGGTGGACGTCAATCCGCGCGCCGTCGGCTTGGCGCGCGCGAACGCCGACCTCAACGGCGTGGAGCGCTTCGAGGGCCGCTGCGGCGATCTTTTTTCTCCGGTGCGCCGCGAGCGCTTCGATGTCGTGATCGCCAACCCGCCTTTCGTCACGTCGCCGTACGCGAAGGGTCCTTCGTACCATGCCGGGGGCGCTACCGGGGATCGCGTCCTGCGGCGGGTAATCGCGGGTCTGGACGGCCATCTCCACCCCGGCGGCCGAGCGTTCGCGGTCACACACCTCGGTTTGCGCCGGGGCACCGATGTTAGCGATGCCGCGCGCCGCTGGTTCGCCGCCTTCTCCGGCCGCGCCCTCGTCGTCACGGTCGAGACCGGGACCGCGGTAGACCTTGCCGCGGCTCAGGCGCTGTTCGCGATCCGGCGCGGCGCGGCGCCGTATGCCGCGGAGATACGCCGCTGGCTTGCGTACCTGCGGACGCACCGCATCGACCGCATCGCCGTCCTGCTCGTCGGCGCCGAACGCGCGGGCAAGCGCCATCTCGAGGTCGTCGACGGGCAGCCGCGGATTCTGCCGCTGCCGCTGGCCCCCGCCCCTGACGTCCGCATTCGCACGTGGCTGGACGGGATTACCGCAACACCCGCCGCGCCCTCAGCTTGA
- the trxA gene encoding thioredoxin, giving the protein MSKVQAVTDANFKQEVLDSPIPVLIDFWAEWCAPCRAIGPIVEELATEFEGKLKVVKLNVDDNPQTPTQYGVRGIPNLILFKGGTVQTQIVGLRPKAELVQAVNQVI; this is encoded by the coding sequence GTGAGCAAAGTCCAAGCCGTCACCGACGCCAACTTCAAGCAAGAAGTGCTCGACTCGCCGATCCCCGTTCTGATCGATTTCTGGGCGGAATGGTGCGCCCCCTGCCGGGCGATCGGTCCCATCGTGGAGGAGTTGGCGACGGAGTTCGAAGGCAAGCTCAAAGTGGTCAAGCTAAACGTCGACGACAATCCCCAGACCCCGACGCAATACGGCGTCCGCGGCATCCCGAATCTGATCTTATTCAAGGGCGGTACGGTCCAGACCCAGATCGTCGGGTTACGGCCGAAGGCAGAGCTGGTCCAGGCCGTCAACCAGGTGATTTAG